The proteins below come from a single Asanoa ferruginea genomic window:
- a CDS encoding ANTAR domain-containing response regulator, translating into MGESQTAERRRVLIAEDEALIRLDLAEMLVEEGYDVVGEAADGETAVRLAEDLKPDLVILDIKMPIMDGLAAAERIAGGRIAPVIILTAFSQRDLVERARAAGAMAYLVKPFQKSDLVPAIEIALSRYSEISSLESEVAGLADRLETRKSVERAKGALMTTYGMTEPQAFKWIQRTAMDHRMTMREVADRIVAEGAGGPAAETPTDAG; encoded by the coding sequence GTGGGCGAGTCGCAGACTGCCGAACGTCGGCGCGTGCTGATCGCCGAGGACGAGGCGCTCATCCGGCTCGACCTGGCGGAGATGCTCGTCGAAGAGGGCTATGACGTGGTCGGCGAGGCCGCCGACGGCGAGACCGCGGTGCGGTTGGCCGAGGACCTCAAGCCCGATCTGGTCATCCTCGACATCAAGATGCCGATCATGGATGGGCTCGCCGCCGCCGAGCGGATCGCCGGCGGCCGGATCGCGCCGGTCATCATCCTGACCGCGTTCAGCCAGCGCGACCTGGTCGAGCGGGCGCGCGCCGCGGGCGCGATGGCCTACCTGGTCAAGCCGTTCCAGAAGAGCGACCTGGTGCCGGCGATCGAGATCGCGCTGTCCCGCTACTCCGAGATCTCCTCGCTCGAGTCGGAGGTCGCGGGTCTGGCCGACCGGCTGGAGACCCGCAAGAGCGTCGAGCGGGCCAAGGGCGCGTTGATGACGACCTACGGGATGACCGAGCCACAGGCCTTCAAGTGGATCCAGCGCACCGCGATGGACCACCGGATGACCATGCGCGAGGTCGCCGACCGCATCGTGGCCGAGGGCGCCGGCGGCCCGGCCGCGGAGACCCCGACCGACGCGGGGTAG
- a CDS encoding glycine--tRNA ligase — MLTMQDALSRLTAYWVDQGCLTVQPMNTEVGAGTLNPATFLRVLGPEPWRVVYVEPSVRPDDSRYGENPNRIQTHTQVQVILKPEPGNAQELYLNSLAALGIDVAAHDVRFVEDNWAAPGVGAWGLGWEVWLDGLEITQFTYFQQAGGVTLDPPSVEITYGIERILMALQGVRHFKEIAYAPGVSYGEVFGQGEYEMSRYYLDDADVETNRVLLDLYAAEAQRMVDAGLPVPAHTYVLKSSHAFNVLDARGAVSTSDRAAEFGRMRRLAGEVSQLWMARREELGHPLGVVPPTPAATAPTETEASTGSRQLVFEIGTEEMPPAEARTAREQVRRELTERLAATRLAHGDIRVLATPRRLVAIVDGVADREQDHVRTVRGPKVSAAYDAAGEPTKAVQGFARGQGVDVADLQEQDVNGTAHVTVVKHEAGRPAAEVLADVLAKVVAALRSAKNMRWNDPALSFTRPVRWLLALRGDEVVPFAVSALASGRETRVHRKAATPVVTVNSAETHLDTLAAHGIVADPDERRAQIVAAAERLAAGAGGQVDVDGERALIDQISYLVETPTPLLGRFDESYLRLPEAVLANVMRKHQRYLPVRGADGALLPCFVAVANGDIDEDLVRAGNEAVLRARYEDAAFFYRADRDTPLDAMRARLERLTFTDKLGSMADRAARISTLARTLASSIGLSGAERDTLGRAAELVKFDLGAQLVTEMTSLAGVMARDYAAHAGEPAAVAEAVFESELPRNTGDAVPTHVPGALLSLADRLDLVAGLAATVGLPTGSSDPFAVRRAVLGLLAVHRTGLVPVSLTEALAEAAALQPVEVSPKVLADSGEFLTRRLEQVLVEEGHPIDRVRAVLPHAARPALADRLLHQLDELVKDERFRALVEAIQRARRIVPAGTPAEYDAAALVEPAERRLDEVVRGIEVPGTDLTAFLAAAGKVTEPVNTFFDEVFVMAEEPELRKARLGLLATVRDLGDGILDWDHLRM; from the coding sequence ATGCTGACCATGCAGGACGCCCTGTCGCGGCTCACCGCCTACTGGGTCGACCAGGGTTGCCTCACGGTCCAACCGATGAACACCGAGGTCGGCGCCGGCACGCTCAACCCCGCGACGTTCCTGCGGGTGCTCGGGCCGGAGCCGTGGCGGGTCGTCTACGTCGAGCCCTCCGTGCGCCCCGACGACTCGCGCTACGGCGAGAACCCCAACCGGATCCAGACGCACACCCAGGTGCAGGTCATCCTCAAGCCCGAGCCGGGCAACGCGCAGGAGCTCTACCTCAACAGCCTCGCCGCCCTCGGCATCGACGTCGCGGCACACGACGTGCGGTTCGTCGAGGACAACTGGGCCGCGCCGGGCGTCGGCGCCTGGGGCCTGGGCTGGGAGGTCTGGCTCGACGGGCTGGAGATCACCCAGTTCACCTATTTCCAGCAGGCCGGCGGGGTGACCCTCGACCCGCCCTCGGTGGAGATCACCTACGGCATCGAGCGCATCCTGATGGCGCTTCAGGGCGTCCGGCACTTCAAGGAGATCGCGTACGCACCGGGCGTCAGCTACGGCGAGGTCTTCGGCCAGGGTGAATACGAGATGTCCCGTTACTACCTCGACGACGCCGATGTCGAGACCAACCGGGTGCTCCTCGACCTCTACGCCGCCGAGGCGCAGCGGATGGTCGACGCCGGGCTGCCGGTCCCCGCGCACACCTACGTGCTGAAGAGCTCGCACGCCTTCAACGTGCTCGACGCCCGCGGCGCCGTCTCCACATCGGACCGGGCCGCCGAGTTCGGCCGGATGCGCCGGCTGGCCGGCGAGGTCTCTCAGCTCTGGATGGCCCGCCGCGAGGAGCTCGGGCACCCGCTGGGCGTGGTCCCGCCGACGCCGGCCGCGACCGCACCCACCGAGACCGAGGCGTCCACCGGCAGCCGGCAGTTGGTCTTCGAGATCGGCACCGAGGAGATGCCGCCGGCCGAGGCCCGCACCGCGCGCGAGCAGGTGCGCCGCGAGCTGACCGAGCGGCTGGCCGCGACCCGGCTGGCGCACGGTGACATCCGGGTGCTGGCCACCCCGCGCCGGCTCGTCGCGATCGTCGACGGCGTCGCCGACCGCGAGCAGGACCACGTCCGCACGGTCCGCGGCCCGAAGGTCTCGGCGGCCTACGACGCGGCCGGCGAGCCCACCAAGGCCGTCCAGGGTTTCGCCCGCGGCCAGGGCGTCGACGTGGCCGACCTCCAGGAGCAGGACGTCAACGGCACCGCGCACGTGACGGTCGTGAAGCACGAGGCCGGCCGGCCCGCCGCCGAGGTGCTGGCCGACGTGCTGGCCAAGGTCGTCGCCGCGCTGCGGTCGGCGAAGAACATGCGCTGGAACGACCCGGCCCTGTCGTTCACCCGCCCGGTCCGCTGGCTGCTCGCCCTGCGCGGCGACGAGGTCGTGCCGTTCGCCGTCTCGGCGCTGGCTTCCGGCCGCGAGACCCGGGTGCACCGCAAGGCCGCGACGCCGGTGGTCACCGTCAACAGCGCCGAGACGCACCTCGACACGCTGGCCGCGCACGGCATCGTGGCCGACCCTGACGAGCGTCGCGCGCAGATCGTCGCGGCGGCCGAACGGCTCGCCGCGGGCGCCGGCGGCCAGGTCGACGTCGACGGCGAGCGGGCGCTGATCGACCAGATCAGCTACCTGGTCGAGACCCCGACGCCGCTGCTCGGCCGGTTCGACGAGAGCTACCTGCGGCTGCCCGAGGCGGTGCTGGCCAACGTGATGCGCAAGCACCAGCGCTACCTGCCGGTGCGCGGCGCCGACGGCGCGCTGCTGCCCTGCTTCGTCGCGGTGGCCAACGGCGACATCGACGAAGACCTGGTCCGCGCCGGCAACGAGGCGGTGCTGCGGGCCCGCTACGAGGACGCGGCCTTCTTCTACCGCGCCGACCGGGACACCCCGCTCGACGCGATGCGCGCCCGGCTGGAGCGGCTCACGTTCACCGACAAGCTCGGGTCGATGGCCGACCGGGCGGCCCGGATCAGCACGCTGGCCCGCACCCTGGCCAGCTCCATCGGGTTGAGCGGCGCCGAACGCGACACCCTGGGCCGCGCCGCGGAGCTGGTCAAGTTCGACCTGGGCGCCCAGCTCGTCACCGAGATGACCAGCCTGGCCGGCGTGATGGCGCGCGACTACGCCGCGCACGCCGGCGAGCCGGCCGCCGTGGCCGAGGCGGTCTTCGAGAGCGAGTTGCCGCGCAACACCGGCGACGCCGTGCCCACCCACGTCCCCGGCGCCCTGCTGTCCCTGGCCGACCGCCTCGACCTGGTCGCCGGCCTCGCGGCGACGGTCGGCCTGCCGACCGGCAGCAGCGACCCGTTCGCGGTGCGCCGCGCGGTGCTCGGCCTGCTCGCCGTGCACCGCACCGGCCTGGTGCCGGTCAGCCTGACCGAGGCGCTGGCCGAGGCGGCCGCGCTCCAGCCCGTCGAGGTCTCGCCGAAGGTGCTGGCCGACTCGGGCGAGTTCCTGACCCGCCGGCTCGAGCAGGTGCTGGTCGAAGAAGGGCACCCGATCGATCGCGTACGCGCGGTCCTCCCGCACGCCGCCCGCCCGGCGCTGGCCGACCGGCTGCTGCACCAGCTCGACGAGCTGGTCAAGGACGAGCGCTTCCGGGCGCTGGTCGAGGCGATCCAGCGGGCCCGGCGGATCGTCCCGGCCGGCACCCCGGCGGAATACGACGCGGCGGCCCTGGTCGAGCCGGCCGAGCGCCGCCTCGACGAGGTGGTCCGCGGAATCGAGGTGCCCGGCACCGACCTGACCGCGTTCCTCGCGGCGGCCGGCAAGGTCACCGAGCCGGTCAACACGTTCTTCGACGAGGTCTTCGTGATGGCCGAGGAGCCGGAGCTGCGCAAGGCCCGCCTCGGCCTGCTGGCCACGGTCCGCGACCTGGGCGACGGCATCCTCGACTGGGACCACCTCCGGATGTGA
- a CDS encoding NAD(+)/NADH kinase, whose product MISVGLVLHPTKPVDQSLAVIVGSTGDPVRIVARELDRGRVPAGVDIVSDEEFQAVDGVVALGGDGTMLGAMRLMVERPVPILGVNHGNLGFLTEVTPAGLPAALARLAAGDYTIEQHAGLTLRTDDGDRVAFNDVVLGRTEAGRTMSVDLTVNDVHYGYYRADAVIVATPTGSTAYNYSAGGPVLSPSSNAMVVTPVASMSGIGRPVVLGGGDRISFQAEGALTVEADGTGATPLAAGATLGVALLADAAQVVRLSASDYASRRRVRLSLLDLPLRPDQLLELIPLELRRNVAAAIDGPDGRQM is encoded by the coding sequence ATGATCTCCGTCGGTCTGGTGCTGCACCCGACGAAGCCAGTCGACCAGTCGTTGGCCGTGATCGTCGGCTCGACCGGCGATCCGGTGCGGATCGTCGCCCGCGAGCTCGACCGCGGCCGCGTCCCGGCCGGCGTCGACATCGTCTCCGACGAGGAGTTCCAGGCGGTCGACGGCGTGGTCGCGCTCGGCGGCGACGGCACCATGCTCGGGGCGATGCGGCTGATGGTCGAGCGGCCCGTGCCGATCCTGGGCGTCAACCACGGCAACCTCGGGTTCCTGACGGAGGTCACCCCGGCCGGCCTGCCCGCCGCGCTGGCCAGGCTCGCGGCCGGCGACTACACGATCGAGCAGCACGCGGGGCTCACCCTGCGCACCGACGACGGCGACCGGGTGGCCTTCAACGACGTGGTGCTCGGCCGGACCGAGGCGGGGCGGACGATGTCCGTCGACCTGACGGTCAACGACGTGCACTACGGCTACTACCGCGCCGACGCGGTCATCGTGGCCACCCCGACCGGTTCGACCGCCTACAACTATTCCGCCGGCGGGCCGGTGCTGTCGCCGTCGTCGAACGCGATGGTGGTCACCCCGGTCGCCTCGATGTCCGGCATCGGCCGGCCGGTGGTGCTCGGCGGCGGCGACCGGATCTCGTTCCAGGCCGAGGGTGCCCTGACGGTGGAGGCCGACGGCACCGGCGCGACGCCGCTGGCCGCCGGCGCCACCCTGGGCGTCGCGCTGCTGGCCGACGCGGCGCAGGTCGTGCGCCTGTCCGCCAGCGACTACGCGAGCCGCCGGCGGGTCCGGCTCAGCCTGCTCGACCTGCCGCTGCGCCCGGACCAGTTGCTCGAGCTGATCCCGCTCGAACTGCGCCGCAACGTGGCCGCGGCCATCGACGGACCGGATGGCCGGCAGATGTGA
- a CDS encoding discoidin domain-containing protein, giving the protein MATRPSRRVSAAALAASIVVAGLGFAASPAQAATPTPDQQWAAIQSLLATIKGRWTDQSYVNSIVNGMPSTALLGNGDIGITSSGSAGVKTFLVSKGNFWRGNPGPAVAPVGGVTLAAASGGTGSTNLALGATATATSSHPSFPPSRAVSGQWGSGYEGWVSDIGKPQTLTLDLGTAKTFTRYLVRHDSAARPAETANNTKNFQVQTSTDNQNWSTWDTVTNNTAAVTDRTLGSRTARWVRLVASEPTQGTTADSQQNPRARIGQFELYGAGGGPGSPSGTFLEEQNILRGEVDTTMSLGGQPLVLKTWVAANDNLLVTQIRSTGTAAVRLEARTWSGATSPMGGFAQTSGVSGNTTWAARTTPSGSRWVSRAALASRLVGANPVAAPTASGNTARFQFDLVPGQTLRLVTAVAGGGANNADPAPGARSLAEAQTGSGLDGLYTGHLDWWQQYWMRSYVDLNDDVLERYYYAAQYFLGSASRNGKTAPGLYGLWITKDDPYFNGDYHLNYNFVANFYGAYSSNRADLALPMIDAVISYLPEARRRSTQELQQVKSDYVTPRFGTGGISGGVLFPVGISPFGGTPDGNYWQQVGNSLFNVTQFIAYWDYTRDRSYLQTKAYPFMKEVATFFSRWMEYDASTGRYTTWGGPHEGTWARNPSLDVGMLRYLLTSLLAASNELGADTGSRPLWQQMLNGLPPIATTTVNGKSVYALGDPGTVSDGRAIRPGDNTVNLEFIHPGEGLGLNSSATDRQRAIDTLDAMNSWGQDNSFPKVFTQAARVGYPAQSLIDKLKAQITAKSDANLRIRDEFHGLEKSGATEAVNNLLLQSDDGIVRVFPVWPATRDASFVKLREKDAFLVSSALSGGRVSYVDVTSEQGRQLRLLNPWPGRPVVVTRVGGGAVTPTVTGDVISFATAAGATYTVTSP; this is encoded by the coding sequence GTGGCAACCCGACCGTCCCGCCGGGTCAGCGCCGCAGCTCTCGCTGCCTCGATCGTCGTCGCCGGGCTGGGCTTCGCCGCCAGCCCGGCACAGGCCGCGACACCCACCCCCGACCAGCAGTGGGCGGCGATCCAGTCGCTGCTCGCCACCATCAAAGGCCGCTGGACCGACCAGTCCTATGTGAACTCCATCGTCAACGGCATGCCGAGCACCGCCCTGCTGGGCAACGGCGACATCGGCATCACCTCGTCGGGCAGCGCCGGCGTCAAGACGTTCCTCGTCTCCAAGGGGAACTTCTGGCGCGGCAACCCCGGCCCGGCCGTCGCACCGGTCGGCGGCGTGACGCTGGCCGCCGCCAGTGGCGGCACCGGCTCGACCAACCTCGCCCTCGGCGCGACCGCCACCGCGACCAGTTCGCACCCGTCGTTCCCGCCGTCGCGTGCGGTCAGCGGCCAGTGGGGCTCCGGCTACGAGGGCTGGGTCTCCGACATCGGCAAGCCGCAGACGCTGACCCTCGACCTCGGCACCGCGAAGACCTTCACCCGCTATCTGGTGCGACACGACAGCGCGGCCCGGCCGGCCGAGACGGCCAACAACACGAAGAACTTCCAGGTGCAGACCTCGACCGACAACCAGAACTGGTCGACCTGGGACACCGTCACCAACAACACGGCCGCCGTCACCGACCGGACGCTCGGGTCGCGTACCGCGCGCTGGGTAAGGCTCGTCGCCAGCGAACCGACCCAGGGCACGACGGCCGACTCGCAGCAGAACCCAAGGGCCAGGATCGGACAGTTCGAGTTGTACGGCGCGGGCGGCGGCCCCGGTAGCCCGAGTGGCACGTTCCTCGAGGAGCAGAACATCCTGCGCGGCGAGGTCGACACCACGATGAGCCTCGGCGGGCAACCGCTGGTGCTCAAGACCTGGGTCGCCGCCAACGACAACCTGCTGGTCACCCAGATCCGGTCGACCGGCACGGCCGCGGTCCGGCTGGAGGCCCGCACCTGGTCCGGCGCGACCTCGCCGATGGGCGGGTTCGCACAGACCTCCGGTGTCTCCGGCAACACCACCTGGGCCGCCCGCACCACGCCGAGCGGCTCCCGCTGGGTGTCGCGGGCGGCGCTGGCCAGCCGGCTGGTCGGTGCCAACCCGGTCGCGGCACCGACCGCGTCGGGCAACACGGCGCGGTTCCAGTTCGACCTGGTTCCGGGCCAGACGCTGCGGCTGGTGACGGCCGTGGCCGGCGGCGGCGCCAACAACGCCGACCCGGCACCGGGCGCCCGCTCGCTGGCCGAGGCGCAGACCGGGTCGGGGCTCGACGGCCTCTACACCGGACATCTCGACTGGTGGCAGCAGTACTGGATGCGGTCCTACGTGGACCTCAACGACGACGTGCTGGAGCGCTACTACTACGCCGCCCAATACTTCCTTGGCTCGGCGTCGCGCAACGGCAAGACGGCGCCCGGGCTCTACGGGCTGTGGATCACCAAGGACGATCCCTACTTCAACGGCGACTACCACCTCAACTACAACTTCGTCGCCAACTTCTACGGCGCCTACTCGTCGAACCGGGCCGACCTGGCGCTGCCGATGATCGACGCGGTCATCTCCTACCTGCCGGAGGCCCGCCGCCGGTCCACCCAGGAGCTCCAGCAGGTCAAGTCCGACTACGTGACGCCGCGCTTCGGCACCGGCGGCATCAGCGGCGGCGTGCTGTTCCCGGTCGGGATCAGCCCGTTCGGCGGCACCCCCGACGGCAACTACTGGCAGCAGGTCGGCAACTCGCTGTTCAACGTCACCCAGTTCATCGCCTACTGGGACTACACGCGGGACCGGAGCTATCTCCAGACGAAGGCGTACCCCTTCATGAAGGAAGTGGCGACGTTCTTCAGCCGCTGGATGGAGTACGACGCGTCGACCGGCCGCTACACCACCTGGGGCGGCCCGCACGAGGGCACCTGGGCGCGCAACCCCAGCCTCGACGTGGGGATGCTGCGCTATCTGCTGACCTCGCTGCTGGCCGCGAGCAACGAGTTGGGCGCTGACACCGGCTCGCGTCCGCTGTGGCAGCAGATGCTCAACGGCCTGCCGCCGATCGCGACCACGACGGTCAACGGCAAGTCGGTGTACGCGTTGGGCGACCCGGGCACGGTCTCCGACGGTCGGGCCATCCGGCCCGGCGACAACACCGTCAACCTGGAGTTCATCCACCCGGGCGAGGGCCTCGGCCTGAACTCCTCGGCCACCGACCGCCAGCGGGCGATCGACACGCTGGACGCGATGAACTCGTGGGGCCAGGACAACAGCTTCCCGAAGGTGTTCACCCAGGCGGCCCGGGTCGGCTATCCCGCGCAGAGCCTGATCGACAAGCTGAAGGCCCAGATCACCGCGAAGAGCGACGCCAACCTGCGGATCCGCGACGAGTTCCACGGTTTGGAGAAGTCGGGCGCCACCGAGGCGGTCAACAACCTGCTCCTCCAGAGCGACGACGGCATCGTCCGGGTCTTCCCGGTCTGGCCGGCGACCCGTGACGCCAGTTTCGTCAAGCTTCGCGAGAAGGACGCGTTCCTGGTCTCCAGCGCGCTGTCCGGCGGTCGGGTGTCCTACGTCGACGTCACCAGCGAGCAGGGCCGGCAACTGCGCCTGCTCAACCCGTGGCCCGGCCGCCCGGTCGTGGTCACCCGCGTCGGCGGCGGAGCCGTCACCCCCACGGTGACCGGCGACGTCATCTCGTTCGCGACCGCGGCGGGCGCGACCTACACCGTCACCTCGCCCTAG
- a CDS encoding laminin G domain-containing protein has product MTHEATGVPDLDDVAGEWVAAGDLGHLPSLRNQRGQAHVNHDLTSVSWLAAPPFAGGYHTGVLRVDGVVPGVQHYRWKPWGTRRTYRDAHVNIATDTSLAYDADRLLWRIEVTNTRPHNATVELTQDLFAPVGHAETGWGWLHTVPWNASGEHDYHALERIRETTRPGAQGAPYLLGPGPRRLRLGRPRPPGIQRDEDSAPMLLEYELPRHVSTDWVYPHTSAARGTVRALTVSTGLTFAGPLLLDDGVEVALDAFELTPGSSLELEFRTDDPGHDGVLLTHGNHPDSLQLGIEGTRLWLGICGEREIAGEPLEPGRWHRIRVEVDAHEARLINSGKEVARTGHWTRPVRWRSTVDDGLVAITDTASPARAAYAFAVPPDELAPHGAGARATWRLDLAPGATAVVGFALAFGTDAVETAAQNAAHRLDNELSDTADAWRRLWAHAFTPGNPDFSGHLPTLRTEDRELARAYYMGALLVVYMRNIRVGRTGPVFLTGGPRLGATTTFYWDHTEWSRMYAMLDPAGLRAWLLAGLASPYHESFGYDVRGGGPLGNYYISNEYALFRLIEHYVGVTGDVALLSEPAGGRTVLEHVEGLAYGVAGRTGTGVLADFGPDAWRVLECVPNYVDAMASFNAAYVGMLRSYSALLRFLGRDADADRTDTDAEALAAAVLDLYAGAGRWHIQHPHGRDTIGHVLDFGLVAAELADDLTADQRAELVAFVEEKLLAGPWMRALAADDPIAPFSDRPDHGAGGAFGAWPGVTAYGLAKLGRPDLAAGVLRRTPRAASGGLWGQAMEILPETGDGQVRVRVAGRGVANRDSIAGAAIAEAVISGLFGVEPGFTALRSTSPRTDVVTAPDLGTLENLNLRPAPEPVGTVSLPH; this is encoded by the coding sequence GTGACCCACGAAGCAACCGGGGTGCCCGACCTCGACGACGTCGCGGGGGAGTGGGTTGCCGCGGGCGACCTGGGCCACCTGCCGTCGTTGCGCAACCAGCGCGGCCAGGCCCACGTCAACCACGACCTCACCAGCGTGTCCTGGCTGGCCGCGCCACCGTTCGCCGGCGGCTACCACACCGGGGTGCTGCGGGTCGACGGCGTCGTGCCCGGCGTGCAGCACTACCGCTGGAAGCCGTGGGGCACCCGCCGCACCTACCGCGACGCCCATGTCAACATCGCCACGGACACCAGCCTGGCGTACGACGCCGACCGGCTGCTGTGGCGGATCGAGGTGACCAACACCCGCCCGCACAACGCCACCGTCGAGCTGACCCAGGACCTGTTCGCGCCGGTCGGCCACGCCGAGACCGGTTGGGGTTGGCTGCACACGGTGCCGTGGAACGCGTCCGGCGAGCACGACTACCACGCCCTCGAGCGGATCCGGGAGACCACCCGGCCCGGTGCGCAGGGCGCGCCCTACCTGCTCGGCCCGGGCCCGCGCCGGCTGCGGCTGGGCCGGCCGCGCCCGCCGGGCATCCAGCGCGACGAGGACAGCGCGCCGATGCTGCTCGAATACGAGCTGCCCCGGCACGTCAGCACCGACTGGGTCTACCCGCACACCAGCGCCGCCCGCGGCACCGTCCGCGCGCTGACGGTCAGCACCGGCCTCACCTTCGCCGGCCCGCTCCTGCTCGACGACGGCGTCGAGGTGGCGCTCGACGCGTTCGAGCTGACCCCCGGCAGCTCGCTCGAGCTGGAGTTCCGCACCGACGACCCCGGCCACGACGGCGTGCTGCTGACCCACGGCAACCACCCCGACTCGCTCCAGCTCGGCATCGAAGGAACAAGGCTCTGGCTGGGCATCTGCGGCGAGCGGGAAATCGCTGGCGAGCCGCTGGAACCCGGCCGCTGGCACCGCATCCGGGTCGAGGTCGACGCACACGAGGCCCGCCTCATCAACAGCGGGAAAGAGGTGGCCCGCACCGGCCACTGGACCCGCCCGGTCCGCTGGCGGTCCACCGTGGACGACGGGCTCGTCGCGATCACCGACACCGCCTCACCGGCCCGCGCCGCCTACGCGTTCGCCGTACCCCCGGATGAACTGGCACCGCACGGTGCCGGCGCCCGCGCCACCTGGCGGCTCGACCTGGCACCCGGCGCGACTGCCGTCGTCGGCTTCGCCCTCGCGTTCGGCACAGACGCGGTCGAGACCGCCGCCCAAAATGCCGCGCACCGCCTCGACAACGAGCTGAGCGACACCGCCGACGCGTGGCGACGCCTCTGGGCGCACGCGTTCACGCCCGGCAACCCCGACTTCAGCGGCCACCTGCCGACCCTGCGAACGGAGGACCGCGAGCTGGCCCGCGCCTACTACATGGGCGCCCTGCTGGTCGTCTACATGCGCAACATCCGGGTCGGGCGGACCGGCCCGGTGTTCCTCACCGGCGGCCCGCGGCTCGGCGCGACCACCACGTTCTACTGGGACCACACCGAGTGGAGCCGGATGTACGCGATGCTCGACCCGGCCGGCCTGCGCGCCTGGCTGCTGGCCGGCCTCGCGAGCCCCTACCACGAGAGCTTCGGCTACGACGTGCGCGGCGGCGGACCGCTCGGCAACTACTACATCTCCAACGAGTACGCGCTGTTCCGCCTGATCGAGCACTACGTCGGCGTGACCGGTGACGTGGCGTTACTGTCCGAGCCGGCCGGCGGGCGGACGGTCCTCGAGCACGTCGAGGGCCTCGCCTACGGGGTCGCCGGCCGGACCGGCACCGGCGTGCTCGCCGACTTCGGCCCCGACGCCTGGCGGGTGCTGGAGTGCGTGCCCAACTACGTCGACGCGATGGCCTCCTTCAACGCGGCGTACGTCGGCATGCTCCGCTCCTATTCCGCCCTGTTGCGTTTCCTGGGCCGGGACGCCGACGCGGACCGCACCGACACCGACGCCGAGGCGCTCGCCGCAGCCGTCCTCGACCTCTACGCCGGCGCCGGCCGCTGGCACATCCAGCACCCGCACGGCCGCGACACGATCGGCCACGTCCTCGACTTCGGCCTGGTCGCCGCCGAACTGGCCGACGACCTGACCGCCGACCAGCGCGCCGAGCTGGTCGCGTTCGTCGAGGAGAAGCTGCTGGCCGGCCCGTGGATGCGGGCGCTGGCGGCCGACGACCCGATCGCGCCGTTCTCCGACCGGCCCGACCACGGTGCCGGCGGCGCGTTCGGCGCCTGGCCCGGCGTCACCGCCTACGGGCTGGCCAAACTCGGCCGCCCCGACCTCGCGGCCGGCGTGCTCAGACGGACCCCGCGCGCCGCCTCCGGCGGCCTGTGGGGCCAGGCGATGGAGATCCTCCCCGAAACGGGCGACGGGCAGGTCCGGGTGCGCGTCGCCGGCCGCGGCGTCGCCAACCGGGACTCCATCGCCGGCGCGGCCATCGCCGAAGCGGTCATCTCCGGCCTCTTCGGCGTGGAGCCCGGTTTCACCGCACTGCGTTCCACCAGCCCCCGCACCGATGTGGTCACCGCCCCCGACCTCGGCACGCTGGAGAACCTCAACCTGCGTCCGGCTCCCGAGCCAGTGGGAACGGTGTCCCTACCGCACTAG
- a CDS encoding carbohydrate ABC transporter permease, with protein MLAAAAVTLVFVAPIYLMLVNAFKPQDKILANPVSLPWPPTLDNLKEALTRPDNLIPLGLRNSLIVAVISVALIIPLGSAFSFYIARRSGKAKAAILLALSAGLMIPPQVTLLPTIRILTWIGLDHSYPGLILANLGGGYLSFAVFVYVGFMRSVPDEIIQAARLDGASGLRIWWQIVMPLVRPATATVAIFLTLWIWNDFLNPLFILGPLQGQTITTGLYLTIGQYSVDYGQLFGIMFLAGVLPVIGYLTVQKQFVAGLTSGATK; from the coding sequence GTGCTGGCAGCCGCCGCCGTCACGCTGGTCTTCGTCGCGCCGATCTACCTGATGCTGGTCAACGCGTTCAAGCCGCAGGACAAGATCCTGGCCAACCCGGTCTCGCTGCCCTGGCCGCCGACGCTGGACAACCTCAAAGAGGCGCTCACCCGCCCCGACAACCTGATCCCGCTCGGCCTGCGCAACTCGCTGATCGTCGCGGTCATCTCGGTGGCGCTGATCATCCCGCTCGGCTCGGCGTTCAGTTTCTACATCGCGAGGCGCAGCGGTAAGGCCAAGGCGGCGATCCTGCTCGCGCTGAGCGCCGGCCTGATGATCCCGCCGCAGGTGACGCTGCTGCCGACGATCCGGATTCTCACCTGGATCGGCCTCGACCACAGCTACCCGGGCCTGATCCTGGCCAACCTCGGCGGCGGCTACCTCTCGTTCGCCGTCTTCGTCTACGTCGGCTTCATGCGCTCGGTGCCCGACGAGATCATCCAGGCGGCCCGCCTCGACGGCGCCAGCGGCCTGCGGATCTGGTGGCAGATCGTGATGCCGCTGGTGCGGCCGGCCACCGCCACCGTGGCGATCTTCCTGACCCTGTGGATCTGGAACGACTTCCTCAACCCGCTGTTCATCCTCGGCCCGTTGCAGGGCCAGACCATCACCACCGGCCTTTACCTGACGATCGGACAGTACTCAGTGGACTACGGCCAACTCTTCGGCATCATGTTCCTTGCCGGAGTCCTGCCGGTGATCGGCTATCTCACGGTGCAGAAGCAGTTCGTCGCCGGCCTGACGTCGGGCGCGACCAAGTGA